The following is a genomic window from Lysinibacillus sp. G4S2.
ACTTAGAGTGATGGAGACGTGTGGAAAAGGGGTTGAAAATGAAGAGAGTAATGAAATCATGGCTGCTATTTTAAGCGGATATAGCATTGGTACCCCAGCGACGAGAGCGGAGACGATAAAAAAACTGATTACAGTCGGCTATATAGCTATGGACAATAAAAATTTGGTGTGTACAGAGCTTGGTAAAAACTTAGTAGAAACATTTCCGGTTAAAGATTTATTCGATTTAGAGTTCACGGGTCGATTAGAAAAAACATTATCGGAAATAGAAAAAAGAAAGTTTACGAAGGAGCAGTTTCTACATTTAATTGTTAATTTTACAGTCAATGCGGTTCATACGATTAAAAATAGTGAAGATGTGACACTCAGCAAAGTAACACGAGCGCAGAAGAAATTTGAAGTAGTAGGGAAATGCCCATTATGTGGTCATGGTGTGATCGAAGGGCAAAAAGGATTCGGCTGCAGTAACTGGAAAAAGGGCTGTAAATTTGTCATCTGGAAAAACGATAAATTTTTAGCCACTATGAAGAAGAAGCCTACGAAAACAATGGTGAAGAAATTGCTAGCCGATGGAACGGTCTTGGTAAAAGGCTTAACGAGTAAAAAAGGCTCTAAATTCGATGCTCATTTAAAATATGAAAAAAATCCAGACAATGAATATTTTAGTTGGAAGATGGAATTTGAAAAATAAGGATTGAAATTTTGAATCTTTTTGAATTAATTCTCTACTATCCTAAACAATAAATAAGTGCAAGTCTGTAGAGAGCACTGAAAGATTTGATAGTAGATCATGTAGAGTATTGTCCTCACTGTGGTGTTAGGTAAAGGTTTTTGATTCTAAATTTCGCTATATTATTAAAGGTATGCCTCCCATTAACTATCCTTTCGATGTAATAGAAAAGCAAAAGCAGGTGAAATTTGGTGCTTCGTAGAATGTATCCAATAACATAATCAGGGGAGGTAATAACCATTGAATATAGAAATCGAATTGTCAACGGATTATAACTCTGTTATAGACCATGTCAGAAATACTCGTAATGTGGTGCAGGCTTCTGGACAATCTTTAATTATCATTCAAAATGGGAAGATTGTAACGGAGCATTATGAAGGTCATCATTCAAATATAAGGAATGCTAAATCTCTTACGATGGATTCGCTATTTCATATCGCTTCTGTACGTAAGAGTTATACTGGTTTTTGCGTGGCTTGGGCTATTTGTAACGGACATATAAATTCAATCGATGACCCTGTATTGAAATATCTTCCGGAATTAAACGAAGAGACTTTAAAAGGAATTACACTAAGACATTTTCTTACACATACACACGGTTTACGAACAAATCCAGATGGAAATCTATTTAATTATTTCCACGCTGGTGAGAGATGGGATTATCGAGATGAAAACATTCGAATGCTGGCTGAAATTATACGTCGCACAACAGGAAAAACAGTAGCAAAAATTGCTTCTGAAGAAATCTTTGTTCCTTTAGGATTTAAAAAAGCTGGTTGGTATACTGAACCTTCTGATGATATGGTTTTAACAATCTTTGAACCTGATGGAAAATCTTCATTTGAAACTCGAAACAGTGCAGATGGCGACCGACCGAATATGTTCTCTACTGCTCGCGAATTAGCTTATTGGGGCTTTCTACATTTAAATAACGGGAAAATCGGCGATGAACAGATTGTTAATCCTGAGATACTAAAAATGGCAACAACGGTGCAGAGTCCGAAACTATTACGAAAAGAATTTCCGAATAATGGTTTCTTGTGGCAAGTACAAATGAATCCTACAAAGAACAGTGAAATAGGTTTAAATGTTCCAAAAGGGTCATTTCAAATTCTTGGCATTTGTAATCAAACCCTCTTAGTTATGCCTGAATTTAATCTGGTAGCTGTCAGATTACTAAATCGTCTAGGAAATCCTCCGGGGTTCAACTATTTAGAGGACGTTAAGTCGTTTGGTGATTGTGTAACAGAGGCTTCAACTAAGTTATTAGTTAAAATATAATTTTGTGTTAAAACAATAAAGTCGTTTAATTTTGTCCTAACAAACAACCACCTATCAAATATAGATAGGTGGTTGTTTCATTAAGTCCAGCGTGTTGCACTGGAGTGTACAAGTGTCGAAAAAAGCTATATTAATCCATTCAGTTTTTTTATTTATTGGTAGATTTGGGATGTACATTTTCCCATTTACTTTTTTTTGTCCCTTAATTAGAAGTTTTGTCGAAATCATTTTGCTAGTTATTTAAAGTAGTATAATTCAAAAAAATAGTAGGTGTATTGATTGGGGAAAAATTTATCATTGAGCGAAAAAAGATTTAAACGGATCAATCGATATTTTCCTGATTAGCAAAGTTATAAATAAAATTATTAAAATTGCGCAAAAAATAAATAGTAAATGAGGTAGTCTATGGGCTTTTTTAAAAAGAAAAGTAATTCTCAATTGCATGCCAATTCTATTTCAACTAGCCAAATGATGAAGACAGGTTCAACAAATGAATTAAAAATAAATCTTCAAGAAAATATAAAAAGAATTAAAGATTCCCTTGGAAAAAGCTCGGATATTATCATTCGAGAAATTCGATTTGGAAAAGAAGAAAGTATTAAAGCCGGTATTATCTATACAGATGGATTAACCGATACAACCTCATTACAAAATTTTATTTTAGAAACGCTCATGATAGATATCAATGGGACCGAATTACAAAAAAAGCTATCTCCTGATCAAAATCTTATTAGCGTATTAAAAGATTTTGCCATGACTGTGGGAGAAATTAAAGAACTAACTAATTTTGAAGAACTTTTTACTGGACTATTATCGGGGGATACGATTATTTTAATCGATGGATATGCCCAAGGTTTAATCATTTCCAATAAGCATTGGGTTGAGCGTGGAGTTACGGAAGCATCAGCCCAAGTGGTAGTAAGAGGACCCCGCGAAGGATTCTCCGAAAATTTGCGTGTAAATACAGCCTTAGTTCGTAGAAGACTGAAAGATCCAAATCTCTGGATGGAATCGAAAGTTATTGGGAAACGCACGAAAACGAATGTTGCCATGATGTATATCAAAGGTATTGCAAATGACAAAATAGTGAAAGAAGTCCGTTTACGTTTGGATAAAATAGATATCGATGGAATTCTCGAAAGTGGGAATATCGAAGAATTAATTCAGGATGCACCTTATTCACCCTTTCCAACTATATTCAATACAGAACGGTCGGATGTCGTAGCTGCAGCATTATTGGAAGGGCGCGTAGCCATTTTGGTAGATGGAACACCATTTGTCCTTATTGTTCCAGCATTATTCGTCCAATTTTTTCAATCTTCAGAAGACTATTATCAACGTGCGGATATTGCTAGTCTTATTCGACTTCTTCGTTTTTTTGCATTTGCGATTGCAATGCTTGCACCTGCACTATTTATTGCCATCACAACTTTTAATCATACAATGCTACCTACTGGACTCCTAATAAGTCTGGCAGCCCAACGAGAAGGTGCTCCATTTCCGGCATTTGTTGAAGCAATCATAATGGAAGTCACCTTTGAAATCTTGCGTGAAGCAGGCTTAAGAATGCCACGAAACATCGGTTCAGCCATTTCTATTGTAGGAGCATTTGTAATTGGAACAGCAGCAGTTGAAGCAGGTATAATCTCTGCTGCGATGGTAATCGTGGTTTCAATAACCGCCATTTCTAGTTTCGTTTCTCCAACTTACAACCTAGCTATCTCGGGGAGGATGCTACGTTTTGGATTTATGGCAATAGCTGCTTCTTTTGGTTTATTAGGAATAACGATTGGTTTAATAGCTCTACTTCTGCATTTATGTAGTTTGCGATCTTTTGGCGTGCCTTATATGTCTTCAATAGCTCCATTTAATCTTTCCGATCAGAAGGATACGTTTATTCTCTTGCCTATATGGAAAATGTTTACTCGACCTCGTCTAATCAGTCAACAAAATATCGTTAGGCAACAAGATTCAGCCTCTGCAAAACCAGAACCACCAATAAATAAAAGAGTCTGAGGGGGGAAACGATGAAAAAGTGCATGTTGGTTCTCCTAATTCTTATCCCCCTTCTTACGGGCTGTTGGGACAAGAGGGAATTAAATGAGCTTGGCATTACACTGGCAATCGGAATAGATAAAGTAGGAGGTGAATATCAAGTAACTACTCAAGTGGTTGTACCTTCGGAAATATCCATGAAAACAAGTACTGGGCGTTCACCAGTCATTCTGTTTCAAGAGAAAGGCGAAACAGTATATGAAGCGTTTCGAAAAATTACAAAGACATCACCTCGAAAAATATATCCAGGACATCTTCGAATGCTTGTGCTTGGTGAGGATTTAGCTGAAGAAGGTATAGCAGAATCCTTAGAGTTAATGTCAAGATATCGGGAACTTCGATCTGATTTTTTTGTTGCTATTGCCAAGGATAGGACCGCAGAGGAAGTACTGAATGTTAGAACAACGATTGAAAGTATACCCGCCAATAAAATGTTTAACTCCCTTCAAACGTCAGAAGCTTCTTGGGCTGCAACGAACGGCATTAAGTTAGATGAGTTGATAGCTTCTATGACAAGTGATGGAAAGGAAGCCGTATTAACAGGGATACTAGTAACAGGGGATCAAGAAAAGGGGTCAAGCAAAAAGAATGTGGAATCGATTAATCCTTCTGCGCGAATTGTATATGATGAATTAGCGGTGTTTAAAAAAGATAAGCTGGTGGGCTGGTTAACTGAACGAGAAAGCAGAGGGTATAATGGCATCGTCAACGAAGTGCAAAATTCTGTAACTGCTATATCTTGTCCTGAAGAAGGGAAAGCCACTATAGAGATTATTCAAGCGGATACTAAAATGAAAGGAAAAATAAACAAAGGTAAGCCTGAAGTAGATGTCAATATTAAAGTTAAAGGAAATGTTGGGGAAGTAGAGTGTCAAATTAATCTTAATGACCTAGATACGATTGTTGAGCTAGAGAAGATTACTGAAAAACAGATGGAAGAAACCGTTAATCTGACCATTGAAACGTTACAAAAACAATATAAGTCAGACATATTTGGATTTGGTGAAG
Proteins encoded in this region:
- a CDS encoding serine hydrolase domain-containing protein, producing the protein MNIEIELSTDYNSVIDHVRNTRNVVQASGQSLIIIQNGKIVTEHYEGHHSNIRNAKSLTMDSLFHIASVRKSYTGFCVAWAICNGHINSIDDPVLKYLPELNEETLKGITLRHFLTHTHGLRTNPDGNLFNYFHAGERWDYRDENIRMLAEIIRRTTGKTVAKIASEEIFVPLGFKKAGWYTEPSDDMVLTIFEPDGKSSFETRNSADGDRPNMFSTARELAYWGFLHLNNGKIGDEQIVNPEILKMATTVQSPKLLRKEFPNNGFLWQVQMNPTKNSEIGLNVPKGSFQILGICNQTLLVMPEFNLVAVRLLNRLGNPPGFNYLEDVKSFGDCVTEASTKLLVKI
- a CDS encoding spore germination protein, with the translated sequence MGFFKKKSNSQLHANSISTSQMMKTGSTNELKINLQENIKRIKDSLGKSSDIIIREIRFGKEESIKAGIIYTDGLTDTTSLQNFILETLMIDINGTELQKKLSPDQNLISVLKDFAMTVGEIKELTNFEELFTGLLSGDTIILIDGYAQGLIISNKHWVERGVTEASAQVVVRGPREGFSENLRVNTALVRRRLKDPNLWMESKVIGKRTKTNVAMMYIKGIANDKIVKEVRLRLDKIDIDGILESGNIEELIQDAPYSPFPTIFNTERSDVVAAALLEGRVAILVDGTPFVLIVPALFVQFFQSSEDYYQRADIASLIRLLRFFAFAIAMLAPALFIAITTFNHTMLPTGLLISLAAQREGAPFPAFVEAIIMEVTFEILREAGLRMPRNIGSAISIVGAFVIGTAAVEAGIISAAMVIVVSITAISSFVSPTYNLAISGRMLRFGFMAIAASFGLLGITIGLIALLLHLCSLRSFGVPYMSSIAPFNLSDQKDTFILLPIWKMFTRPRLISQQNIVRQQDSASAKPEPPINKRV
- a CDS encoding Ger(x)C family spore germination protein — its product is MKKCMLVLLILIPLLTGCWDKRELNELGITLAIGIDKVGGEYQVTTQVVVPSEISMKTSTGRSPVILFQEKGETVYEAFRKITKTSPRKIYPGHLRMLVLGEDLAEEGIAESLELMSRYRELRSDFFVAIAKDRTAEEVLNVRTTIESIPANKMFNSLQTSEASWAATNGIKLDELIASMTSDGKEAVLTGILVTGDQEKGSSKKNVESINPSARIVYDELAVFKKDKLVGWLTERESRGYNGIVNEVQNSVTAISCPEEGKATIEIIQADTKMKGKINKGKPEVDVNIKVKGNVGEVECQINLNDLDTIVELEKITEKQMEETVNLTIETLQKQYKSDIFGFGEAIHRSNPKEWKKLKEHWDEEFAGMTVNVKVDVKLVHTGTEGNSFLEKIEVK